The Henckelia pumila isolate YLH828 unplaced genomic scaffold, ASM3356847v2 CTG_461:::fragment_3, whole genome shotgun sequence genome window below encodes:
- the LOC140871242 gene encoding probable inactive purple acid phosphatase 9, translating to MITPTPTPSFLFLCFFCLLLCVCSHGLVSISLSTNLLSKSGDPITIRWSGIHSPSKLDWLGIYSPSDSSHANFIGYIFLSTSVGWESGSGSLTFPVVNLRSKYQFRIFHWTESEVDPTRLDNDHNPLPGTKKLLAESEEIEFEPGKGPEQVHLAFTGKDGEMRVMFVTHDGGDSFVRYGLTRIGMGLVVGTRVSRYEREDMCDSPANASVGWRDPGFIHDGVMISLELGKRYHYQVGSDFGGWSDIFSFVSPNLDSDETVAFMLGDMGTAAPYKTFGRTQGESLSTIKWIKRDIESLGNKPLMISHIGDISYARGYSWLWDTFFTQIEPIASTVPYHVCIGNHEYNWPLQPWRPEWASLVYNKDSGGECGVPYSLRFNMPGNDSELTGMRAPDTRNLYYSFDMGVVHFVYLSTETDFLPGNKQYEFLKRDLERTDRRKTPFVVVQGHRPMYTTANKNREAGLRERMIEHLEPLLVKNKVNLVLWGHVHRYERFCPLKNFSCGELDKNRDDEWRAFPVHVVIGMAGQDSQPLWEARVDHPKDPVFPQPVQSLFRSGEFGYTRLVATREKLGLYYVGNHDGEVHDVVEISAPPGDVDKSGGGGGEQTVVGRWPEFIAVSWHADLSSGILFLVLIGLIVYVIGKMSYDGRHDFVDKNWSPLKTEEV from the exons ATGATCACTCCAACTCCAACTCCCAGCTTCCTCTTTCTATGTTTCTTCTGCCTACTCCTTTGCGTGTGCAGCCACGGTTTGGTTTCAATCTCCCTCAGTACCAATCTGTTATCCAAGTCGGGTGACCCGATAACGATCCGTTGGTCCGGTATCCACTCGCCTTCCAAGCTTGATTGGCTTGGGATCTACTCCCCTTCCGATTCCTCCCATGCAAACTTCATCGGGTATATTTTTCTATCCACCTCCGTGGGATGGGAATCCGGGTCGGGTTCGCTCACCTTTCCCGTCGTCAACCTCCGATCCAAGTACCAGTTCCGGATCTTTCACTGGACCGAGTCGGAAGTCGACCCCACCCGATTGGACAACGATCACAACCCATTGCCAGGGACCAAGAAGCTGCTGGCGGAGTCGGAGGAGATCGAGTTCGAGCCGGGTAAGGGCCCTGAGCAGGTGCATTTGGCCTTTACGGGTAAGGATGGGGAAATGCGGGTGATGTTCGTGACCCATGATGGGGGAGACAGTTTCGTGAGATATGGGTTGACCCGGATTGGAATGGGTCTGGTGGTGGGTACCCGGGTTTCGAGGTATGAGAGGGAGGATATGTGCGATTCTCCGGCGAACGCGAGTGTTGGCTGGAGGGATCCTGGGTTTATTCACGATGGTGTCATGATCAGTTTGGAGTTAGGGAAAAGATACCATTATCAG GTGGGAAGTGATTTCGGCGGATGGAGCGACATTTTCAGCTTCGTTTCGCCAAATCTTGATTCGGATGAAACAGTAGCCTTCATGTTAGGGGATATGGGAACAGCGGCACCATACAAAACCTTTGGTCGAACACAAGGGGAGAGCTTGTCCACGATCAAATGGATAAAACGCGACATCGAATCGTTGGGTAACAAGCCCTTGATGATCTCACACATTGGAGATATCAGCTATGCCAGAGGCTACTCCTGGTTATGGGACACTTTCTTCACTCAAATCGAGCCTATTGCTTCTACGGTCCCGTACCACGTTTGCATTGGCAATCACGAATACAACTGGCCATTGCAGCCGTGGAGGCCGGAATGGGCTAGTTTGGTGTACAATAAAGACAGTGGAGGGGAATGTGGAGTGCCTTACAGTCTTCGTTTCAACATGCCTGGAAATGATTCGGAGTTAACCGGAATGAGGGCCCCTGATACCCGGAATTTGTATTATTCGTTCGACATGGGAGTGGTTCATTTCGTGTATCTGTCTACTGAGACGGATTTCTTACCAGGGAACAAGCAATATGAGTTCTTGAAGCGTGATTTGGAGAGGACTGATAGGAGAAAGACTCCTTTTGTGGTGGTACAGGGGCATAGGCCAATGTACACAACAGCTAACAAGAACAGAGAAGCGGGTTTGAGGGAGAGGATGATCGAGCATCTGGAGCCACTTTTGGTGAAGAATAAGGTTAATCTTGTGTTATGGGGTCATGTTCACAGATATGAAAGGTTTTGTCCACTAAAGAATTTTTCCTGTGGGGAGTTGGACAAGAATAGGGACGACGAATGGCGCGCGTTTCCGGTGCATGTCGTGATTGGGATGGCAGGGCAGGATTCGCAGCCCTTGTGGGAAGCAAGGGTGGATCATCCTAAGGACCCTGTCTTTCCGCAGCCGGTACAATCTTTGTTCCGAAGTGGTGAGTTTGGGTACACTAGGCTCGTGGCGACGAGGGAGAAACTCGGACTCTATTATGTGGGGAATCACGACGGAGAGGTGCACGACGTGGTGGAGATATCTGCACCGCCAGGTGACGTGGATAAGAGCGGTGGCGGTGGTGGAGAGCAGACGGTGGTGGGACGGTGGCCGGAGTTCATTGCTGTCTCATGGCATGCTGATTTAAGCTCGGGGATTCTGTTTTTGGTATTAATTGGTTTAATTGTTTATGTGATTGGGAAAATGTCATATGATGGAAGACATGATTTTGTGGACAAAAATTGGAGTCCTTTGAAGACTGAGGAAGTGTGA